The Streptomyces cyaneogriseus subsp. noncyanogenus region GCGATCACCGTGCTGGAGATGCTCGGCGAGGCACGGCTGTTCTCCCAGCAGAACTTCCACTTCACCGAGCCGCTGACGGTGATCGGCGTGGCCTTCGTCGTCATCTCCTACCTGGCCTCCCTTCTTCTGCGCACCCTGGAGCGACGCCTTGTCCCTTGACACCCGTGACATCGACCCCCGCCCCGGATCCGGTCCCGAGCGGCCCACGCGTGAGCTGGTGCGGCTGGAGCAGGTCAGCAAGCGGTTCGGGGACAGGACGGTGCTCGACCGGCTCGACTTCTCCGTGGACGCCGGCAAGCACGTCACCCTGATCGGGCCCTCCGGATCGGGCAAGACCACGATCCTGCGGCTGCTGATGACCCTGACCAAGCCCGACGAGGGCACGATCACCGTCGACGGCCGCACGCTGTACCCGGCACCCGAGAAGCAGGTCCGGGAGATCCGCAAGAACATCGGCATGGTGTTCCAGCAGTTCAACCTGTTCCCGAACATGTCGGTCCTCAGGAACATCACCGAGGCGCCGGTCACCGTCCTCGGCATGTCGAAGGACGCCGCCGAGGAGCGGGCGCGAGAGCTGCTGGAGCTCGTCGGGCTCAGCGAGCACCTGGACAAGCTCCCGGGCCGGCTCTCCGGCGGGCAGCAGCAGCGGGTGGCGATCGCCCGGGCGCTGGCCATGCGGCCCCAGGTGCTGCTGCTGGACGAGGTGACCTCGGCGCTGGACCCGGAACTGGTGGCCGGGGTGCTGGACGTGCTGCGGGACATCGCCCGCTCGACCGACATCACCATGCTCTGCGTGACCCACGAGATGAACTTCGCCCGGGACATCTCGGACCAGGTGCTGATGTTCGACTCGGGGCGGGTGATCGAGGCCGGTCCGCCGGAGAAGATCTTCAGCGAGCCGGAGCACGACCGGACCCGGGAGTTCCTCAGCGCGGTGCTCTGACCCGGCCGCCGCGCGCGCCGAGCGCCGGGCCCCCAACCGGGCCCCGATCTCGCCGACACCCGCCCCCGGCGGGGTCACCGGCCGCTATCGTGAGAAGGATTCGCCGTCCGGACTACGGCCCTACGAGCGAGCGCGAGGGGACACCACCGTGGCGCTGAAGCACGAGCCGACCGCGCCGTACCACTCGGTCCAGGACGCGCTGCGCGTCCTGGAGACAGTGGCGCGGCACGGCACCGGGACCACCGGCACCGAGCTGGCCCGGCACACCGGCCTCGGCCCCGAGCGGCTGACGGCGCTGCTGCGGATGCTGTGCCGCGAGGGGTACGTCGAGCGGACCGGCGACGGGGCGTACGTGACGGGCGAGGCGCTGAGCCGGACCGGCTCCGCGCACGGCCGCGCGGAGGCCCTGCGCGTCAGGATCCAGCGCGCCCTCGACCGGCTGCGCGACTCGGTAGGCGCCGCGGTCTATCTCAGCCGGTACCTCGACGGCGAGGTCCGGATCACCCAGTACGCCGACGGCCCGGCCACGCCCCGGGTGCACGAGTGGGTGGACTTCCGCTGCTCGGCCCACGCCACCGCGATCGGCAAGAGCCTGCTGGCCCAGCTCGACCACGCCGGCCGCCGCGACCACCTCGCCCGGCACAGGATGGCCCGTCTCACCTCGCACACCATCACCAGCCGCCGGACGCTGCTGTCCCGTCTGGAGGCGCAGCCGCCCACGGCCCCCGTCCTCGACCTCCAGGAGTACGCCGTCGGCACGGTCTGCGCGGCCGTCCCGATCACCGCGGGCGCCGCGGCGGGCTGCCTCGCGCTGTCCCTGCCCGCCGAGGACGCCCACCGGCTGCGCCGGGCCGCCGACACCCTGAACCGGAACGCGGCGCCGGTGCTGCTGTCCCTGGCGATCTAGTACCGGGGTACCGGTCTCCCCGGCCGGTGGTCCGCCGGGCCTGCCCGGGTGGTCGGGAGCACCCCCTGGGACCAGGTAGTATTTACCTCGTCGCCGGCCGCGAGAAGCGGAAGGCGAGAGTCATGCGCCGCTAGCTCAGTTGGTTAGAGCAGCTGACTCTTAATCAGCGGGTCCGGGGTTCGAGTCCCTGGCGGCGCACAGAAGAGGGGCCCTCGCTTCGAGCGGGGGCCCCTCGTTCGTGTCCCGCCCCGGCGTCAGAAGGTGACGTCCGAGCAGGCGTAGAACGCGTTGCCCGTGTCGGCGACCGTCCACACCGCGAGGATCACGTGGTGCCCGCTCAGCCCGGACGGCAGCGTGCCGCTGTGGGAGAGCGTGGACGGCGGACGCTGACCGTTGTACGGCACCGTCAGGAACGGCGTGAGGTTGAGGTCGGACCGGGCCAGGTTGTGGTTCTGGTTCCAGCCCGGCTTGGTGACGTAGTACTTGAAGTCGGTCGTGGCGTGCATGGCGGTGAACTGCCACCGGAAGGTGTAGCTCTGGCCGCCGGACACCTTGGTGGTGGGCCAGGCGCCGCCCGAGGGCGTGCGCGGGCTGTCGAGCTGGGCGAAGCCGGTGTTGTTGGCGGAACAGATCCGCCCGTCGGCCGGTCCCGCGGCCGGGAAGCCCTTGGGGCCCTCGACGCTCTGCGGCTCCCACTGGATGGCGCCGCAGTTGGTGACCGTGCCGTTCTGGCAGAGCTTCTGCCGGCTGATGGGGAGATCGGTGTAGCCGTGGCCGCTGGCACCACCGGAGGAGAGCACAAGGGCTCCGGTGGTAGCCAGTCCCACCACGGCGGCGGACAACTTGGTCCTGGTACGCATGCTGCCGCTCCTGGGGAACGTGGGGGTTCAGTGAGCCGTGCAGGTCTAGACCAAGTCTCAGATTATGGGGACGGCTTGAACATGTCCATACCAATCGCGGGCTGGATTTCCCCGCCCGTTTCCCCGGCCCCGCACCGCCCCCGCACCGCCCCCGGCCTCAGGGGCCGGCCTCTGCCCGGCCCGCGCAGAAGGCCACCGTCAGGTCCCTCACCAGCACCTTCCGCTCGTAGTCGTCGAGCTCCACCAGCCCGCGCATGGTCAGCCGGGTCACCGTGTCCTCCACCGAGTCCACGACCGAGGTGAGCACATGCGCCCGCTGCTCGGCGTCCAGGGCGGCGATCCGGCGGCGGTACATCGCCGCGGCGATCTCCGGGGCGTACTCCACCCGCACCGGGCGCACCGAGAACACCTGAAGCCCCACCGGCGCCATGTCCGCCGCCACCAGCCGGGTCAGCGCGTCACCGGCCGCCTCCACGGCGCCCCGCCCACCGCCCGGCACCCCCACCGGCACCCGGGCGAGCGCCGCCTCGACGCACTCGCGCAGATACGTCTCGTGGTCCTCGACGGCGAGCGAGGCCCGCGCGGTGTCCCGCACCCGCCACACCACCAGCGTCACCACGTGGAGCGGCACCCCGTTGCGGTCGGCCGCGGGCATCGGCTCACTGCGCCAGTGCCGCAGCCGTACGTCGACCCGGCGGCGCAGCAGCAGCGGGTTGACCCACATCAGGCCGGTGCGCCGCACGGTCCCCCGGTAACGGCCGAACAGACCGAGCACCCAGGCCCGCCCGGTCCGCCCCCGGGCCAGTCCGCCCAGGCCGAACAGGCCGAGCGCGCCCGCCCCCGCGTACGCCGCCCACTGGGCCGCGCCCAGCCCCGCGCCGGGGGACGGCGGCACCGCCGCGAGGAGCGGCAGGACACCCGCCCACCAGGAGGTGACCAGGCAGCCGGCCACACCGCAGACCCCGGCGAGCACGCCCGCCGCGCCGGGCAGCACCCGGGCCGGACGCTCCACCAGATCCGGGTCGACCTCCACGGCGGGCGCGGGCCGGGCGGCCGCCGGGCGGCGCAGCCGGGGCTGCTCCCCCGTGCCCTGCCGCCGGGCCACGACCGCGGGCCGCAGCGGCACCGGCGCCGGATGGGCATCGTCACGGAAGAGCAGGTGGACGGGGATCTCGGTGGTGGCCTCGTTCCGGATGAGCCGCCCGGGCCGGGCCGTCCCCTCCGCCGGGCCGCCGGACTCGGGCGTGTGTGACGTGGTCGTACTCATGCGTGCTCCAGCCTCCGCGCCAGATGCGTCATGAACGGGTGGGCGACCGGGGCGTGCGCGCGGCGCGGGCGAGTGGCCGCGCGCGGGCCTCGGGTGGTTCAGGAGAAGAGCCGCCGCCAGGTCTCCGGCCCCGGATAGCCGTCCGCCGCGCCGCCCCGCCAGCCCTGGGCGCGCTGGAACGCCTCGACGCCCCGCCGGTCCGCCTCGCCCCAGCGGGGTCCGGGCCCGGTGGTGTAGTACGCGCCGAATCCCTTCTTCACGAGCTGCCGCCCCAACTGGGTGACGTACGCGTTGCGCGCCCCCGGACGGAACATCGCCCGGCCCGGATAGCCGGGCACCCCGTGGGAGGAGGGCGCTCCGTGCGGGGAGGACGCCCCGTGCGAGGAGGGCGCTCCGGCTCCGCCCGTGACCCGCGCCGCGTTCCCCGGGGCCGGCGCGCCGTTCCGGGCCGCCGCGGCGGCAGAGGCGGCCGAGGCGGCCGTGCCGGTCGTCAGGCCCTTGTACCGGTAGGGCAGGTAGCTGGCGGAGTTGCTCCAGTAGGCGTACGGGGTGGTCTGGCGGCGGGTGTGCGGGGGTGTCTGCTCGTAGGCGGTGTACTGGGTGTGCGCGGAGTCCGTCCAGCCGCCGAAGATCACCACGTGCGAGCCGTTCTGCGGGTCGGCCGGGTTGTGGAAGAGCAGGATGTCGCCGGGCTGGAGTTCCTCCTTGGTGATGCGGTCCGCGTACTGGCCGAGACTGCCCGTCCATTCGTTCCCGGGCAGGCTCCAGGCCATCGAGACATAGCCCGAGCAGTCCTGCCGGTAACCGTCGGACCAGTAGGCTGTCATGCTGTACGGCACTTTGGCGGTGACCCAGGTCTGCGCCCGCTCGATGATCTGCGCGCGGGTCGTCGCGGGGATCACCACCCCGGACGTCGGCCGGGGCACACCGGAGCCGGGGCCGTGCAGCGGGGCCGCGCCGCCCTGCGGGGTCCCGGGCTCGTCACCGGCGGGCACGCCCGGCCGGTGGGGGGCGTGGGCGGCGGCCGGGGCCGCCGCGGCGGGGCTCGCGCCCAGGGCGGTGCCGGCCGCCGCGGCGGCGGTGGCCGCGATCAGCGCGCGGTGCGCGGCCGGGTGGCCGGGGGCCCGGCCGGCCGGGGACCGGGCGGAGAACGGCAGGACGCTCCGCCAGTGGCGGCAGCCCGGGCAGTCGCAGTCGCTCGCGGGATCGAATTCTTCGAATACCGGAGTATTCATGCGACCTACCTCACACTCCAGATGGACATGTCCGCTTTGGTGCACGAGCGCCAGTTTTCCAACTGTCCACCGGGTGCGCATGTTGACGGTCCGAATGATGTACGGGGGCGGCCCGCGCCCCCCGGGGCCCGGCGGGCGGTGGTCGGGAGCACCCTTCGGCGTCGGGTAAAGTTGATGACGTCAGCAGGCGCCGCTAGCTCAGTTGGTTAGAGCAGCTGACTCTTAATCAGCGGGTCCGGGGTTCGAGTCCCTGGCGGCGCACCGACGGTCGAAGGCCCCTCGCGAACGCGAGGGGCCTTCGGCGTTCTCGGTCGGGTGTTCGAGCCGGTGTCGGGCTCCGGCGGCCGGGGCCGGGGCCGGTGAGCGGACGCCTCACCGGCCGGTTCCGGTCAGATACGCGGAGACGACCACGTTCGCCGTACAGCCGCCGGCCGCGCTCTCCGGGGTGCCGCCGCAGGTGATCAGCCGCAGTTCGGCCCGCCCCGCGTCGCGCCGCCCGTACGCCTGGTGGACGTCGAAGCGGTCGCGGTCGAGGAGGCGTACGTCGTCCACGGTGAACTCGGCGGCCCCGGCGCCGTCCCGGAGCACCCGGATGGTGTCGCCCGGCTTCAGCGTGCTCACCTGGTGGAAGACGGCGGGCCGGGTCCCGGTTCCGGTGCGCCCCACCATCAGCGCGGTGCCGGCCGCGCCCGGGGCCGGACCGGCGGCGTACCAGCCGACGGTGCGGGGCTGGCCGGGGGGCGGCGGGTCGAGGGCGCCGCGGGCGTCGAGTCCGCGGGCCGTCACCGGCGCCTGGATGCCGAGGCCGGGGATGTCCAGGCGCCGCGGCGGCGCCGTGCCGAGCGGCCGGTGCGCCGGCGGCAGCCGGACGTCGGGCGGGCGGCCGGCCGCCGCCATGTCGCCGGTGGCCGGTCCGAGCGGACCGGCCACCGGCAGGGCCGTGGTGGTCCGGCCCCACAGCCACAGCCCGAGCAGCAGTACCGCCCAGGCGACGCCGGTCACGAGCCGGCCGGTGCCACGGGGGCGTTCCTCGCCGGGCCTGGTGACGCTGGGTGATCCCATCGTGAACCTCCCGTCGTCCGGAGACTCTCCCGGGCGCCCCGGCCCCGCATCCGGTGCGGGGCGCGGGTGCGCCGAACGGGTGACGAAGGGCGGCGGCCGGTTTCAGATCCGGTCGACGAGATCCGCGATGGAGTCCACGACCTGGGACGGCCGGTAGGGGAAGTCCTCGATCCGCCCGGGGGCGGTCAGGCCGGTGAGGACCAGGAAGGTCTGCATCCCGGCCTCGATCCCGGCCAGCACGTCCGTGTCCATGCGGTCGCCGATCATCGCGCTGGTCTCGGAGTGGGCGCCGATGGCGTTGAGACCGGTGCGCATCATCAGCGGGTTGGGCTTGCCCGCGAAGTAGGGCTGCTTGCCGGTCGCCTTGGTGATGAGGGCGGCCACCGCGCCGGTCGCGGGGAGCGGCCCCTCGGTGGAGGGGCCGGTCTCGTCGGGGTTGGTGCAGATGAACCGGGCGCCGCCGTTGATGAGGCGCACCGCCTTCGTCATGGCCTCGAAGGAGTAGGTGCGGGTCTCGCCGAGGACGACGTAGTCCGGGTCGTGGTCGGTGAGGACGTACCCGATGTCGTGCAGGGCGGTGGTCAGGCCCGCCTCGCCGATGACGTACGCCGAGCCGCCGGGCCGCTGGTCGTCGAGGAACTTGGCGGTGGCCAGCGCCGAGGTCCAGATGGCCTCGATCGGCACCTCCAGACCCATGCGGCGCAGCCGGGCGTGCAGGTCGCGCGGGGTGTACATGGAGTTGTTGGTCAGGACCAGGAAGGGCTTGCCGGACTCGCGCAGCCTCTTGAGGAAGGCGTCGGCCCCGGGGATCGGCACCCCCTCGTGGATGAGGACGCCGTCCATGTCGGTGAGCCACGATTCGATGGGCTTGCGGTCTGCCATGTGCTGCGAACTCCTGGCGTGCGTACGGACAACGGGCGGGGGCGCCGGAACCACGGCGTACCGACGCCCCCAGCGTAGTCAGGACCGCGTCCGGCGGACCCCGTCGATCATCTGGTACCCGTCGATCACCCGGTATCCGTCGTCGCCCGGTACCTGTCGTGTCGCCCGCCCGTTCGTCGACCACCCGTCGCCTGCCCGTTGCCCGCCGTCGCCCGCTCCTGCCGGTGCCGTCAGCGGCGTCGGCGGGCCAGCAGGACGGCCGTGGTGCCGGCGGCGACGAGGAGGGCGGCGGTGGTCAGCGCCTGGAGGACCCGGCGCAGCCCCGTGCCGGCGAGCTGGTCGGCGAAGGGGAACCCGCCGTCGGGGGCGGCGGGGGTGAGGCCCGGGGTGAGGGCGGGCGCGGAGTCGGACGGTCCGGCGGGCAGGACGCGGAAGCCGTAGTCGTTGGACTGGCCGACCCAGTCGCCGTCGTCCTCCCTGCGCTGCACGATCGCCGCGTTGGCGGTGACCTCGTCGGGCCCGGCGTCCGGGGCGACCGCGAGCCGCACCGTGACCGTGCGGGTGCGGCCGGGGCCGATCGTGAAGCCGGGGAAGCCGCCGTCGTCGGCGGCGAGGGCACCGATCAGCTCGTGGGCGTCGGTCGTCACGAAGCGGACGGGGCGGAAGCGGGTCCCGTCGTGGAACTCCAGGCGCAGGTGCGACGGCTGGAGGGACCGGTGCTCGTCGACGAGGACGACGACGGGGTGGATGCGGGAGCAGGCGCGGGTGGTGGTGTTGGTGAGGTCCAGATACCAGGTGCCGTGGCCTCCGCCGGCCTGGTAGGCGGCGGGGCCGCCGTGGAGGCGGGTGGTGAGGGGGAAGTCGCGGTCGCCGGGGGCGGCGCAGGCGGGGGTGGGGGCGGGCTCGGGGGCGCGTGGGTTGGCGTGCGCCGGGGTGAGTTCCGGTGCGTGGGGGCTGGCGTGAGCTGGGGCGAACTCGGGAGCGTGGGGGCCGGCGTGCGCCGGGGCGGGCGGTGCCGCGGTCGTGAGCGTGACCGGGGTGAGGAGGGCGGCTG contains the following coding sequences:
- a CDS encoding IclR family transcriptional regulator, producing the protein MALKHEPTAPYHSVQDALRVLETVARHGTGTTGTELARHTGLGPERLTALLRMLCREGYVERTGDGAYVTGEALSRTGSAHGRAEALRVRIQRALDRLRDSVGAAVYLSRYLDGEVRITQYADGPATPRVHEWVDFRCSAHATAIGKSLLAQLDHAGRRDHLARHRMARLTSHTITSRRTLLSRLEAQPPTAPVLDLQEYAVGTVCAAVPITAGAAAGCLALSLPAEDAHRLRRAADTLNRNAAPVLLSLAI
- a CDS encoding HAD-IIA family hydrolase, producing MADRKPIESWLTDMDGVLIHEGVPIPGADAFLKRLRESGKPFLVLTNNSMYTPRDLHARLRRMGLEVPIEAIWTSALATAKFLDDQRPGGSAYVIGEAGLTTALHDIGYVLTDHDPDYVVLGETRTYSFEAMTKAVRLINGGARFICTNPDETGPSTEGPLPATGAVAALITKATGKQPYFAGKPNPLMMRTGLNAIGAHSETSAMIGDRMDTDVLAGIEAGMQTFLVLTGLTAPGRIEDFPYRPSQVVDSIADLVDRI
- a CDS encoding amino acid ABC transporter ATP-binding protein, which produces MDPRPGSGPERPTRELVRLEQVSKRFGDRTVLDRLDFSVDAGKHVTLIGPSGSGKTTILRLLMTLTKPDEGTITVDGRTLYPAPEKQVREIRKNIGMVFQQFNLFPNMSVLRNITEAPVTVLGMSKDAAEERARELLELVGLSEHLDKLPGRLSGGQQQRVAIARALAMRPQVLLLDEVTSALDPELVAGVLDVLRDIARSTDITMLCVTHEMNFARDISDQVLMFDSGRVIEAGPPEKIFSEPEHDRTREFLSAVL
- a CDS encoding class F sortase, producing the protein MGSPSVTRPGEERPRGTGRLVTGVAWAVLLLGLWLWGRTTTALPVAGPLGPATGDMAAAGRPPDVRLPPAHRPLGTAPPRRLDIPGLGIQAPVTARGLDARGALDPPPPGQPRTVGWYAAGPAPGAAGTALMVGRTGTGTRPAVFHQVSTLKPGDTIRVLRDGAGAAEFTVDDVRLLDRDRFDVHQAYGRRDAGRAELRLITCGGTPESAAGGCTANVVVSAYLTGTGR
- a CDS encoding peptidoglycan-binding protein, whose product is MNTPVFEEFDPASDCDCPGCRHWRSVLPFSARSPAGRAPGHPAAHRALIAATAAAAAGTALGASPAAAAPAAAHAPHRPGVPAGDEPGTPQGGAAPLHGPGSGVPRPTSGVVIPATTRAQIIERAQTWVTAKVPYSMTAYWSDGYRQDCSGYVSMAWSLPGNEWTGSLGQYADRITKEELQPGDILLFHNPADPQNGSHVVIFGGWTDSAHTQYTAYEQTPPHTRRQTTPYAYWSNSASYLPYRYKGLTTGTAASAASAAAAARNGAPAPGNAARVTGGAGAPSSHGASSPHGAPSSHGVPGYPGRAMFRPGARNAYVTQLGRQLVKKGFGAYYTTGPGPRWGEADRRGVEAFQRAQGWRGGAADGYPGPETWRRLFS
- a CDS encoding SPFH domain-containing protein, with translation MSTTTSHTPESGGPAEGTARPGRLIRNEATTEIPVHLLFRDDAHPAPVPLRPAVVARRQGTGEQPRLRRPAAARPAPAVEVDPDLVERPARVLPGAAGVLAGVCGVAGCLVTSWWAGVLPLLAAVPPSPGAGLGAAQWAAYAGAGALGLFGLGGLARGRTGRAWVLGLFGRYRGTVRRTGLMWVNPLLLRRRVDVRLRHWRSEPMPAADRNGVPLHVVTLVVWRVRDTARASLAVEDHETYLRECVEAALARVPVGVPGGGRGAVEAAGDALTRLVAADMAPVGLQVFSVRPVRVEYAPEIAAAMYRRRIAALDAEQRAHVLTSVVDSVEDTVTRLTMRGLVELDDYERKVLVRDLTVAFCAGRAEAGP
- a CDS encoding lytic polysaccharide monooxygenase auxiliary activity family 9 protein; translated protein: MRTRTKLSAAVVGLATTGALVLSSGGASGHGYTDLPISRQKLCQNGTVTNCGAIQWEPQSVEGPKGFPAAGPADGRICSANNTGFAQLDSPRTPSGGAWPTTKVSGGQSYTFRWQFTAMHATTDFKYYVTKPGWNQNHNLARSDLNLTPFLTVPYNGQRPPSTLSHSGTLPSGLSGHHVILAVWTVADTGNAFYACSDVTF